One Choloepus didactylus isolate mChoDid1 chromosome 8, mChoDid1.pri, whole genome shotgun sequence DNA window includes the following coding sequences:
- the LOC119543329 gene encoding LOW QUALITY PROTEIN: denticleless protein homolog (The sequence of the model RefSeq protein was modified relative to this genomic sequence to represent the inferred CDS: inserted 1 base in 1 codon; substituted 1 base at 1 genomic stop codon), whose protein sequence is MLFSSVLRQPQLGAPRNGWSSQYPLQSLLTGYQCSYNDERISYGETGVPAPPFGCTFSSAPNMEHILAVANEEGFVRLYDTGSQTCKKKCFKEXMAHWNAVFDLAWVPREFKLVTAAGDQTAKFWDIKAGELMGTCKGHQCSLKSVAFSKFEKAVFCTGGRDGNIMVWDTRCNKKDGFYRQVNQISDAHNALDKQTPSKPKKKQNSKGLAPSVDFQQSVTVVLFQDENILVSAGAVDGIIKVWDLRNTAYRQELIASKSFLYPGSSTRKLGYSNLILDSTGSTLFANCTNDNIYMFNMTGLKTSPVATFNGHQNSTFYVKSSLSPDDQFLISGSSDEAAYIWKVSTPWHPPTVLLGHSQEVTSVCWCPSDFTKIATCSDDNTLKIWCLNRGLEEKPGGDKFSMVGWASQKKKEERAGLVTVTSGQNTPAKAPRVKSSPSISSPSSAACAPSCAGDLPLPSNTPTFSVKTPPANTRSPINRRGSVSSVSPKPXRNCMTQTPSSSPPASENKMTSPRKALIPMSQKSSQGAACSETRSRVKRRLDSSCLETVKQKCVKSCNCVTELDGRVEKLHLDLCCLAGNQEDLDKDSLGLSKSSRFEGATVSITETPSPASPYTSEGCETLPLPLRSCGGKSEVVGKDTSSPENKNWLLAMAAKRKAESPSPQSPSSQTPNSRRQSGKTSPDPVVITPISMRKICMYFHRKSQDDYWSPEQSTEL, encoded by the exons atgctcttcagttctgtgctccgCCAACCCCAGCTTGGTGCCCCGAGAAATGGGTGGTCTTCACAGTACCCTTTACAGTCCCTTCTAACTGGTTACCAATGCAGCTATAATGATGAGCGCATTTCTTATGGAGAAACAGGAGTCCCAGCCCCTCCTTTTGGGTGCACCTTCTCTTCTGCTCCGAATATGGAGCATATACTAGCAGTTGCCAATGAAGAAGGCTTTGTTAGATTATATGACACAGGGTCACAAACTTGCAAAAAGAAGTGCTTCAAAGAATAGATGGCTCACTGGAATGCTGTCTTTGACCTGGCCTGGGTCCCTAGAGAATTTaaacttgttacagcagcaggTGATCAAACAGCCAAATTTTGGGACATAAAAGCTGGTGAGCTGATGGGAACATGCAAAGGTCATCAATGCAGCCTCAAGTCAGTTGCCTTTTCTAAATTTGAGAAAGCTGTCTTTTGCACAGGTGGAAGAGATGGCAACATTATGGTCTGGGACACTAGGTGCAACAAAAAAGATGGGTTTTATAGGCAAGTTAATCAAATCAGTGATGCTCACAATGCCTTGGACAAGCAAACCCCTTCaaaacccaagaagaaacagaattcaaaaggacttgctccttctgtgGATTTTCAGCAGAGTGTTACTGTGGTCCTCTTTCAGGATGAGAATATATTAGTCTCAGCAGGAGCTGTGGATGGGATAATCAAAGTATGGGATTTGCGCAATACTGCTTATCGACAAGAACTCATAGCATCCAAGTCTTTCTTGTACCCAGGTAGCAGCACTAGAAAACTAGGATACTCAAATCTGATTTTGGATTCCACTGGCTCTACTTTATTTGCTAACTGCACAAATGATAACATCTATATGTTCAATATGACTGGATTGAAGACTTCTCCAGTGGCTACCTTCAATGGACACCAGAACTCTACTTTTTATGTTAAATCCAGTCTTAGTCCAGATGACCAGTTTTTAATCAGTGGTTCAAGTGATGAAGCCGCCTATATCTGGAAGGTCTCCACACCCTGGCATCCTCCTACTGTGCTCCTGGGTCATTCTCAAGAGGTCACATCTGTATGCTGGTGTCCGTCAGACTTCACAAAGATTGCTACCTGCTCTGATGACAATACACTGAAAATCTGGTGCTTGAATAGAGGTCTAGAAGAGAAACCAGGAGGGGATAAGTTCTCCATGGTGGGCTGGGcctcacaaaagaaaaaagaagagagagctggCCTAGTAACGGTAACGAGTGGTCAGAATACTCCTGCCAAAGCTCCCAGGGTAAAGAGCAGTCCATCCATTTCCTCCCCATCATCAGCAGCTTGTGCTCCAAGCTGTGCTGGAGACCTCCCTCTTCCTTCTAATACTCCCACATTCTCTGTTAAAACCCCTCCTGCCAATACGAGGTCTCCCATCAATAGAAGAGGCTCTGTCTCCTCTGTCTCTCCCAAGC TTAGAAACTGCATGACCCAAACACCTTCCTCATCTCCTCCTGCTTCTGAGAACAAGATGACATCTCCAAGAAAAGCCCTTATTCCTATGAGCCAGAAGTCATCTCAAGGAGCTGCTTGCTCTGAGACTAGAAGCAGAGTTAAGAGGAGGCTAGACTCAAGTTGCCTGGAGACTGTGAAACAAAAGTGTGTGAAAAGTTGCAACTGTGTAACTGAACTTGATGGCAGAGTTGAAAAGCTTCATTTGGATTTGTGCTGCCTTGCTGGTAACCAAGAAGACCTTGATAAGGACTCTCTAGGTCTTAGCAAATCAAGCAGGTTTGAAGGAGCTACTGTGAGTATCACAGAAACTCCTTCTCCTGCCAGTCCTTATACTTCAGAAGGCTGTGAAACACTGCCTCTTCCATTGAGATCTTGTGGAGGAAAGTCTGAAGTGGTAGGCAAAGACACTAGCTCCCCAGAGAATAAAAACTGGTTATTGGCCATGGCAGCCAAAAGAAAGGCTGAGAGTCCATCTCCACAAAGTCCATCATCCCAAACCCCCAATTCCAGAAGACAAAGTGGAAAGACATCACCAGATCCGGTTGTCATTACTCCCATTTCCATGAGGAAGATCTGTATGTACTTCCATAGAAAGTCCCAAGATGACTACTGGAGTCCTGAACAGTCAACAGAATTATAG